One Actinomycetota bacterium DNA window includes the following coding sequences:
- a CDS encoding NAD-dependent epimerase/dehydratase family protein, which translates to MRVLITGAAGFIGSHLTRRLLERGDEVRGLLLPGEADRGLEAMGMEVVRGDLTAPASIAGVAEGCDKVIHAAMRVIDWGRKRDFFDLGVGGTRNLLEECRGKVERFVYMSSIAAYGFGPPLKGFDEYIPLVKTGLHYGDAKAEAEQVVGSYAAAGDMEATVIRPANVTGPGSVWVREILDVMHRGPLPLMDGGDFSASLVFVDNLVDGIVAAMDSAAAAGRTYNLRDDYDVTWREYITWLGGLVGRKPMGSLPYKAAWRLGWAIQTAFLPLGVRPPITAQAVGIMGTDNDVSNRRAKEELGWKTRVPWEEAKLIIEKWVRDDYHPLK; encoded by the coding sequence GTGAGAGTCCTCATCACCGGGGCCGCTGGTTTCATAGGTTCCCATCTGACCCGGAGGTTGCTGGAACGTGGAGATGAGGTGCGCGGCCTGCTCCTGCCCGGCGAGGCCGACCGCGGGCTCGAGGCGATGGGGATGGAGGTAGTGCGGGGCGATCTCACAGCTCCCGCGAGCATCGCGGGGGTGGCGGAGGGTTGCGACAAGGTCATCCATGCCGCCATGCGGGTCATCGACTGGGGGAGGAAAAGGGACTTCTTCGACCTCGGAGTGGGGGGCACCCGTAACCTGCTCGAGGAATGCAGGGGGAAGGTGGAGCGCTTCGTGTACATGAGCTCCATCGCGGCCTACGGTTTCGGTCCTCCCCTCAAGGGTTTCGACGAGTATATCCCCCTGGTGAAGACGGGCCTCCATTACGGCGACGCCAAGGCGGAGGCGGAGCAGGTGGTAGGTTCCTACGCCGCGGCGGGGGACATGGAGGCGACGGTCATCCGCCCGGCCAACGTCACCGGGCCGGGGAGCGTATGGGTGCGGGAGATCCTCGACGTCATGCACAGGGGCCCCCTGCCGCTCATGGACGGCGGCGACTTCAGCGCCAGCCTGGTCTTCGTGGACAACCTGGTGGACGGGATCGTCGCGGCCATGGACAGCGCCGCCGCCGCGGGGCGCACCTATAACCTGCGCGACGACTACGATGTCACCTGGAGGGAATATATAACCTGGCTGGGAGGCCTTGTCGGCAGGAAGCCCATGGGCTCTCTACCCTATAAGGCGGCCTGGAGGCTGGGGTGGGCCATTCAGACGGCCTTCCTGCCTCTGGGCGTGCGACCCCCCATCACCGCCCAGGCGGTGGGGATAATGGGCACGGACAACGACGTCAGCAACCGCCGCGCCAAGGAGGAACTGGGCTGGAAGACCCGTGTCCCCTGGGAAGAGGCCAAGCTGATCATAGAGAAGTGGGTCCGCGACGACTACCACCCTCTAAAATAA
- a CDS encoding thiamine pyrophosphate-binding protein — MAEVHGGHIVAEYLKNVEGIDTIFALSGGHIAPIFDGCLDSGVRVVDVRHEQAAVMMAHAWSIFTGKPGVCLVTAGPGFTNSLTGVVNAYLENVPVVVLSGMVPLRDLDKGALQDMDQQSMVKPVVKWSGRCHHIERIPEYLEMAFRYAVSGRPGPVFLEFATEPLYQAVEEEEIKYPSRPAARYAVLPGEDSLREAVELLNGAERPLFLGGSGIAQSGCAAEVKELVKKAGIPTLIFDNGRGAIPDEHPLSLWDGGLMGMLAATSMADVVLAVGIRFNWVLNFGDTLAAAKVIRVDIDPSEVDRNRPADLALVGDAGAVLSRLNQMIEEKDRSDWLNTLKSTFATLTAGEDQAKTTPSEPIHPFRITQAIREATGDDAIFVVDGGDTVYFGLMGLKATRMSGVIGSGTLFGCLGTGVPFAIGAKIACPDQRVVLLTGDGSFGLNAMELETSCRHDAPITVVICNDQAWGMVKHHQELCYEECRVCGTELGVIHYEKIAEALGGHAEFVDKDADILPAIQRALDSGGPACVNVITDPTITSPATLMFVEGFKF; from the coding sequence ATGGCTGAGGTGCATGGAGGACACATCGTAGCGGAGTATCTCAAGAACGTCGAGGGTATCGACACCATCTTCGCGTTGTCGGGGGGACACATCGCTCCCATCTTCGACGGCTGCCTCGACTCAGGCGTGAGGGTCGTCGACGTGCGCCACGAGCAGGCGGCGGTGATGATGGCCCATGCCTGGTCCATCTTCACTGGCAAGCCGGGGGTGTGCCTTGTGACCGCGGGCCCCGGGTTCACCAACTCCCTCACCGGCGTGGTCAATGCCTATCTCGAAAACGTCCCCGTGGTCGTCCTGAGCGGCATGGTGCCCCTGCGCGACCTCGACAAGGGGGCCCTACAGGACATGGACCAGCAGAGCATGGTGAAACCGGTGGTAAAGTGGTCGGGCAGGTGCCATCATATCGAGCGCATCCCCGAGTACCTGGAGATGGCTTTCCGCTACGCGGTATCCGGCAGGCCCGGTCCGGTCTTCCTCGAGTTCGCCACGGAGCCGCTTTACCAGGCCGTGGAAGAGGAGGAGATAAAGTATCCTTCCAGGCCGGCAGCCAGATACGCGGTGCTCCCGGGCGAGGATTCACTGCGGGAGGCGGTCGAGCTGCTGAACGGCGCCGAGAGGCCGCTCTTCCTCGGAGGGAGCGGCATCGCCCAGAGTGGCTGCGCGGCGGAGGTCAAGGAACTGGTGAAGAAGGCGGGCATCCCCACCCTTATATTCGATAACGGCCGCGGGGCCATACCCGACGAGCACCCACTCTCGTTGTGGGACGGCGGGCTCATGGGCATGCTGGCGGCGACGTCCATGGCCGACGTCGTCCTGGCCGTGGGCATCCGGTTCAACTGGGTCCTCAATTTCGGTGACACCCTGGCGGCCGCCAAGGTCATCAGGGTGGACATCGACCCGTCCGAGGTCGATCGCAACCGCCCGGCGGACTTGGCGCTGGTGGGGGACGCGGGCGCGGTGCTCTCCAGGCTCAACCAGATGATAGAGGAGAAGGACCGCAGCGATTGGCTCAACACCCTCAAGAGCACCTTCGCCACGCTCACCGCGGGAGAGGACCAGGCAAAGACGACGCCTTCGGAACCCATCCATCCTTTCCGTATCACCCAGGCAATAAGGGAGGCCACCGGTGATGACGCCATCTTCGTGGTCGATGGCGGAGACACCGTATACTTCGGGCTCATGGGGTTGAAGGCTACCCGGATGTCGGGGGTCATCGGCAGCGGCACCCTCTTCGGGTGCCTGGGCACCGGTGTGCCCTTCGCCATCGGCGCCAAGATAGCCTGCCCGGACCAGCGGGTGGTCCTGCTCACCGGCGACGGTTCCTTCGGCCTCAACGCCATGGAGCTGGAGACCTCCTGCCGCCACGACGCTCCCATCACCGTGGTCATCTGCAACGACCAGGCGTGGGGGATGGTCAAACACCACCAGGAGCTCTGTTACGAGGAATGCCGGGTGTGCGGTACCGAGTTGGGCGTGATCCACTACGAGAAGATCGCCGAGGCCCTGGGCGGACACGCCGAATTCGTGGACAAGGATGCGGACATCCTGCCGGCGATCCAGCGTGCGCTGGATTCCGGCGGCCCCGCCTGTGTCAACGTCATCACCGACCCCACCATCACCAGCCCGGCTACCCTGATGTTCGTGGAGGGTTTCAAGTTCTGA
- a CDS encoding carboxylesterase/lipase family protein, with protein sequence MNFEETGPCRCTVQTGGGMVEGRLVGGVWEFLGIPYAAPPSGPLRWRPPDPVPPWEGVRPCKQFGDSCPQPDAPWYGLGSLGEDCLYLNVWVAEGESTGALPVLVWIHGGAFLSGSASLQLDRGLPLYDGRNLARRGALVVTVNYRLGPFGFLAHPLLSRESPGGASGNYGLLDQLAALRWVRNNIAGFGGDPSRITLFGESAGAVSILYLMVSPPAAGLFQGAIAESAPFWIRHVLPPACRTLEEAEGVGMELARALGSGTGPDALDDMRSRSEEELIAAARLDAGLLPGGMHFGPVVDGRVLPDRPEKLYMQGRQHRVDLVAGSNRDEANFFLAALDISRGEYEELARRMAGEWWREALRLFPVGEDGRVYPALSAMLTALEFTAPCRFTARCVGEAGGAAFLYHFSRIPPTERGRSLCACHGSEIPYVFGVLNRREGYTQRDMELSASMMDYWINFARDGDPNGPGLPAWPAYTRATDLALELSDEVAVISGLRRDACDLAERIHLDDITS encoded by the coding sequence ATGAATTTCGAGGAGACGGGCCCGTGCCGGTGCACGGTGCAGACTGGCGGGGGGATGGTAGAGGGCAGGCTGGTCGGGGGTGTCTGGGAGTTCCTGGGCATACCCTACGCGGCCCCGCCCTCCGGCCCGCTGCGCTGGCGGCCCCCAGATCCGGTGCCTCCCTGGGAGGGCGTGCGGCCTTGTAAGCAGTTCGGCGACTCCTGCCCCCAGCCGGACGCTCCCTGGTACGGCCTGGGCAGCCTGGGGGAGGACTGCCTCTATCTCAACGTATGGGTGGCGGAAGGGGAGAGCACCGGGGCGCTGCCGGTGCTGGTGTGGATCCACGGTGGCGCCTTCCTTTCCGGCTCGGCCTCGCTGCAGCTCGACCGCGGCCTGCCGCTCTACGACGGCCGCAACCTAGCCAGGCGCGGCGCGCTGGTGGTCACCGTCAACTACCGGCTGGGCCCCTTCGGCTTCCTGGCCCACCCGCTGCTTTCGCGCGAGTCCCCCGGGGGGGCGTCCGGGAACTACGGCCTGCTCGACCAGCTCGCGGCGCTGCGCTGGGTGCGGAACAATATCGCGGGATTCGGCGGCGATCCCTCACGCATCACGCTCTTTGGAGAGTCGGCGGGGGCGGTGAGCATCCTCTATCTCATGGTCAGCCCGCCGGCGGCGGGGCTGTTCCAGGGGGCCATCGCCGAGAGCGCTCCCTTCTGGATCAGGCATGTGCTGCCCCCCGCCTGCCGCACCCTGGAGGAGGCGGAGGGGGTGGGGATGGAGCTGGCGCGGGCCCTGGGTTCGGGCACCGGCCCTGACGCCCTGGACGACATGCGCTCCCGCAGCGAGGAGGAGCTCATCGCGGCCGCCCGCCTGGACGCGGGGCTGCTGCCGGGCGGCATGCATTTCGGCCCGGTGGTGGACGGCCGGGTGCTCCCGGACCGGCCGGAGAAGCTGTATATGCAGGGCAGGCAGCACCGCGTGGACCTGGTCGCCGGCTCCAACCGGGACGAGGCCAACTTCTTCCTGGCGGCACTCGATATCTCCAGGGGAGAGTACGAAGAGCTGGCGCGGCGCATGGCGGGCGAGTGGTGGCGGGAGGCGCTGCGGCTGTTCCCGGTGGGGGAGGACGGGCGGGTCTACCCCGCCCTCAGCGCCATGCTCACCGCGCTGGAGTTCACGGCGCCCTGCCGTTTCACGGCGCGCTGCGTGGGGGAGGCGGGCGGCGCGGCCTTCCTCTACCATTTCTCGCGCATCCCGCCCACCGAGCGCGGCAGGTCCCTATGCGCCTGCCACGGGTCGGAGATACCCTATGTCTTCGGCGTCCTCAACCGGAGGGAAGGTTACACGCAGCGCGACATGGAACTCTCCGCCTCGATGATGGACTACTGGATAAACTTCGCCCGCGACGGTGATCCCAACGGCCCCGGCCTTCCAGCCTGGCCGGCCTATACGCGTGCCACGGACCTGGCGCTCGAGCTTTCGGACGAGGTCGCGGTCATATCCGGCCTGCGGCGTGACGCATGCGACCTGGCGGAACGCATACACCTGGACGATATCACCAGCTAA
- a CDS encoding YkgJ family cysteine cluster protein codes for MRRIKKLADAREEEVDAFIAWLKLRCDSSERLDARLQSLIEEALAKFDCTTCARCCKDAYVVVDTGDIARMAKAVGMKRSAFRAEYVGKNEDGDTCFNRRPCPFLKKNLCMHYESRPDCCREYPGSLAVDSASNLDNINANYQVCPAVFNALEALRDFI; via the coding sequence TTGAGAAGGATCAAGAAGCTGGCGGACGCCCGCGAGGAGGAAGTGGACGCCTTCATCGCCTGGCTCAAGCTGAGGTGCGATTCGTCCGAGCGCCTGGATGCACGGCTGCAGTCGCTCATCGAGGAAGCCCTGGCGAAGTTCGACTGCACCACCTGCGCGCGCTGCTGCAAGGACGCCTACGTGGTGGTGGACACCGGCGATATCGCCCGCATGGCCAAGGCGGTTGGCATGAAGCGCTCCGCGTTCCGGGCGGAATACGTCGGCAAGAACGAGGACGGCGACACCTGCTTCAACCGCCGCCCCTGCCCCTTTCTGAAGAAGAACCTCTGCATGCACTACGAGTCGCGCCCCGATTGCTGCCGCGAGTACCCCGGTTCGCTTGCCGTGGACTCGGCCTCCAACCTGGACAACATCAACGCCAATTACCAGGTCTGCCCGGCGGTGTTCAACGCCCTGGAGGCGTTGCGCGACTTCATCTGA
- a CDS encoding sigma-70 family RNA polymerase sigma factor has translation MEGETEEELVARIVEDDDQRAKEELFRAYGGVLGSLAYRYSSPLLPYNDAFQVAALGLLKALQRYDGGKGVAFKSFAFPYIEGELKKFYRDKAEMVRLPRKLQKLKREVVLYEERFLQRTGREPVVSQVASHIGADEEDVIEALSAMHHLAPLSIDWCGKNGGEQPPLADVLGECDASFEELETSLLLGDALGSLPRRLRRIAELRLKEGWTQKMIAEEMGISQMHVSRLQNEAMRKLGEFCFADELSA, from the coding sequence ATGGAAGGGGAAACGGAGGAGGAGCTGGTCGCCCGGATCGTGGAGGACGACGACCAGCGTGCCAAGGAGGAACTCTTCCGCGCCTATGGGGGTGTCCTGGGCAGCCTGGCCTACCGCTACTCATCGCCCCTTCTCCCCTATAACGACGCCTTCCAGGTGGCGGCACTCGGGCTGCTCAAGGCCCTGCAGCGCTACGACGGAGGCAAGGGCGTCGCCTTCAAGTCCTTCGCCTTCCCGTACATCGAGGGGGAGCTGAAGAAGTTCTACCGGGACAAGGCGGAGATGGTCAGGCTGCCGCGCAAGCTGCAGAAGCTCAAGCGCGAGGTGGTCCTCTACGAGGAGCGCTTCCTACAGAGGACGGGGCGGGAGCCGGTGGTCAGCCAGGTGGCCTCGCATATCGGCGCGGACGAAGAGGACGTAATCGAGGCCCTGTCCGCCATGCACCATCTCGCGCCCCTCTCCATCGACTGGTGCGGCAAGAACGGGGGGGAGCAGCCGCCCCTGGCCGACGTCCTGGGAGAGTGCGACGCCTCCTTCGAGGAGCTGGAGACCTCGCTCCTCCTGGGCGACGCCCTGGGCAGCCTGCCTCGGCGCCTGAGGCGCATCGCCGAGCTCCGCCTCAAGGAGGGCTGGACCCAGAAGATGATCGCCGAGGAGATGGGCATATCCCAGATGCACGTATCCCGGTTGCAGAACGAGGCCATGCGGAAGCTGGGCGAGTTCTGCTTCGCGGATGAACTCTCCGCCTGA